In Equus asinus isolate D_3611 breed Donkey chromosome 13, EquAss-T2T_v2, whole genome shotgun sequence, one DNA window encodes the following:
- the CEP295NL gene encoding protein DDC8 homolog produces the protein MKRNTQSAAQPSPSPDGEALLLRRKHRLLQVREKGDLALQRRQDLKWWKSQQLQRLAEELGAEWEGVPSRQVRGLERLYLGHLLGLGGGQTKDRGLHLELLAQRGAASPPRAGDRHRAAVREEKSRREELMRQQPCHSRPPRKAVGVEKQGTTKAMGLTHPPPSPPGKHKGERAPPTKTSGGRRAVDPRVSRGLDVETLLAVAGETKHLEDREKDVSREGRRQLGKGTARLLQDLRDSSVTESPEGRAGDLEQWWPPGSPRGPGAAPQAARCECREKSRWKRELEFAFEELFNTNRKLKKHLSLYLEPRPGVGQHPREEQGFSEMQGQRGETQREKKSIHAETEMVPAGDSVSPAEVDAHHTSSKTNLEKLLSKLENQKYRLMAKPAFKSESRLSSSEAGTPGSEARPLPCTTGPRQEAPRPDTLVEGSLEGQAGRVGLVASRQKQKLEMEQTRQKQLELLEPTGLPKMSLEAHSQAVLEDERRAQARACLACLKSHSSRDQEEEGGDEPGATSALAASTADDDRHSQMIRGLEQQILEQNQSHKQFLEEARKRLQEFQRIC, from the coding sequence atgaaaagaaacacacagagcGCCGCTCAGCCGAGTCCTAGTCCTGACGGCGAAGCCTTGCTTTTGAGGCGGAAGCACAGATTGCTACAAGTCAGAGAAAAAGGAGACCTTGCTCTGCAGAGAAGACAAGATCTCAAGTGGTGGAAAAGTCAGCAGCTCCAGCGCTTGGCCGAGGAGTTGGGGGCAGAGTGGGAGGGGGTCCCCAGCCGGCAAGTCCGAGGCCTGGAAAGGCTGTATTTAGGGCATCTCTTAGGTCTGGGAGGAGGGCAGACCAAGGATCGTGGACTCCACCTGGAGCTGCTGGCCCAGCGAGGAGCAGCCTCGCCGCCAAGGGCCGGGGACAGGCACAGAGCGGCcgtcagagaagagaagagtcgCAGAGAAGAGCTGATGAGACAGCAGCCCTGCCACAGCAGGCCCCCGAGGAAAGCAGTGGGCGTGGAGAAGCAGGGAACCACCAAGGCCATGGGCCTGACTCATCCGCCCCCGAGCCCCCCAGGGAAGCATAAGGGGGAACGAGCACCGCCAACCAAGACCAGCGGTGGCCGCCGTGCCGTGGACCCTCGAGTGAGCCGAGGCCTGGATGTGGAAACGCTCTTGGCTGTGGCTGGAGAGACCAAGCACCTGGAGGACAGGGAGAAAGACGTCTCCCgagaggggaggaggcagctggggaaGGGGACGGCTCGTCTCCTTCAAGACCTTCGAGACAGCTCCGTGACTGAGAGCCCCGAGGGCAGAGCGGGCGACCTGGAACAGTGGTGGCCGCCCGGCTCGCCCCGCGGACCGGGAGCCGCACCACAGGCCGCCCGGTGCGAGTGCCGTGAGAAGAGCAGGTGGAAGCGAGAGCTTGAGTTTGCCTTTGAAGAGTTATTTAACACAAACAGGAAGCTGAAAAAACACCTGAGCTTGTACCTTGAACCCAGGCCCGGGGTGGGTCAGCACCCCAGGGAAGAACAGGGCTTCTCGGAGATGCAGGGACAGAGAggggagacccagagagagaagaaaagcatcCACGCAGAAACGGAAATGGTGCCTGCCGGGGACTCCGTGAGTCCAGCAGAGGTGGACGCCCACCACACATCATCCAAAACCAATTTGGAAAAGTTATTAAGCAAGCTTGAGAACCAAAAATACCGTCTAATGGCCAAGCCCGCATTTAAGAGTGAGAGTAGACTATCGTCTTCCGAGGCAGGAACACCCGGCAGTGAAGCGAGGCCGCTCCCGTGCACCACAGGACCCAGACAAGAAGCGCCCAGACCGGACACACTGGTGGAGGGCTCCCTAGAAGGCCAGGCAGGCAGGGTTGGCTTGGTGGCGTCACGGCAAAAGCAGAAACTGGAGATGGAGCAGACAAGACAAAAGCAGCTGGAATTGCTTGAACCCACTGGACTCCCAAAGATGAGCTTGGAAGCTCACTCCCAGGCCGTCCTAGAAGATGAGAGACGGGCGCAGGCACGAGCTTGTCTGGCTTGTCTGAAGTCTCACTCCTCTCGAgaccaggaggaggaaggaggggatgaGCCCGGTGCCACTTCCGCCTTGGCCGCCAGCACCGCTGACGACGACAGGCACAGTCAGATGATCCGTGGCCTTGAACAGCAAATTTTAGAGCAGAACCAGTCGCACAAGCAGTTTCTTGAAGAAGCCAGGAAGCGCTTGCAAGAGTTTCAGAGAATATGTTAA